One window of the Natrinema sp. CBA1119 genome contains the following:
- a CDS encoding carbon starvation protein A codes for MTQIIWIIAAVLVTFTMGYVGYSRYLTQFVELDEEAETPAHKYEDGQEYVPSKKPVLLGHHYSSIAGGAPIVGPITAGAIWGWVPALLWIAIGNPLMGAVHDFVSLSGSLRHEGKSIGYMIGEYVGESGKNMLLWFAFLTIMLVVAVFALVVGIVFNAYPQVVTASLIYIGLALVFGVYLYQFNGPFIPGTILFVAGVFAAVWVGLQYPLALFAGDYPAGTIVLLGGDGSWVPGAAALGGNTAGWIPVVMVYAAIASALPVWVLLQPRDYLSSFLLYTGVGGAIVAIIVGTLLGTSSEPLVVDSTIGAFEGFWGVEAAGYAPLFPLLFITIACGTISGFHSLVSSGTTAKQLDNETDARLIGYGGMLGEGLLAAVALSTLAVWGFADPAGGIGAALPNFASGGGLILTSLGIPQNVGAVFMALVLCSFLLTSTDTAVRLGRYMMEELVGTPAGRSDTGLNLDPRSIARGRYTNPIVQIVPAYLLVVSGQWVVLWQLFGGANQLLAALALLTATVWLANWDDNKQLISTGVPMAIMVTITVLGLSILVFYENLYLNLLEGGAETTEAMISSGVQMALGLVLIGLALALVRLGYKNIRTVRRGPETPAAEPGDD; via the coding sequence ATGACTCAGATAATCTGGATCATCGCGGCAGTGTTAGTAACGTTTACCATGGGGTATGTGGGATACTCGCGGTACCTCACGCAGTTCGTCGAACTCGACGAGGAGGCGGAAACACCGGCTCACAAATACGAGGACGGACAGGAGTACGTTCCATCGAAGAAACCGGTCCTGTTGGGCCATCACTACTCGAGTATCGCGGGTGGGGCACCGATCGTGGGACCGATTACGGCCGGCGCCATCTGGGGATGGGTGCCCGCCTTGCTGTGGATCGCCATCGGGAACCCGTTGATGGGTGCCGTTCACGACTTCGTATCGCTGTCGGGCAGTCTCCGTCACGAAGGGAAGTCGATCGGGTACATGATCGGCGAGTACGTCGGGGAGAGCGGCAAAAACATGCTGTTGTGGTTCGCGTTCCTGACGATCATGTTGGTCGTGGCAGTGTTCGCGTTGGTCGTGGGGATCGTCTTCAACGCCTATCCGCAGGTGGTAACGGCATCCCTGATTTACATCGGGTTGGCACTGGTGTTCGGCGTCTACCTGTACCAGTTCAACGGCCCGTTCATCCCCGGAACGATTCTATTCGTCGCGGGGGTCTTTGCGGCCGTCTGGGTGGGGCTCCAGTACCCGCTGGCGCTGTTCGCCGGTGATTATCCGGCCGGGACGATCGTGCTGCTCGGCGGTGACGGGAGTTGGGTGCCGGGAGCTGCCGCGCTTGGCGGTAACACTGCGGGATGGATACCAGTCGTCATGGTCTATGCCGCGATCGCGAGCGCGCTGCCGGTCTGGGTGTTGCTCCAGCCGCGTGACTACCTGTCGTCGTTCCTGCTGTACACTGGCGTCGGGGGTGCTATCGTCGCGATCATCGTCGGGACACTCCTCGGAACGTCGTCCGAGCCGCTCGTTGTCGACAGCACCATCGGCGCGTTCGAAGGCTTCTGGGGCGTTGAAGCGGCGGGATACGCTCCGCTGTTCCCGCTGCTGTTCATTACGATCGCCTGTGGGACGATCAGCGGGTTCCACTCGCTGGTTTCCTCGGGGACGACCGCCAAACAGCTCGACAATGAGACCGACGCTCGGCTGATCGGCTACGGCGGGATGCTCGGCGAAGGTCTTCTCGCCGCGGTTGCACTCTCGACACTCGCAGTGTGGGGATTCGCCGACCCCGCAGGTGGGATCGGTGCTGCACTGCCGAACTTCGCGTCTGGTGGTGGACTCATTCTCACGAGTCTCGGCATTCCCCAGAACGTCGGTGCCGTGTTCATGGCGCTGGTCCTCTGTAGCTTCCTGCTCACGTCGACCGACACGGCCGTCCGTCTCGGTCGGTACATGATGGAAGAACTCGTCGGCACGCCCGCGGGACGGAGCGATACCGGGCTGAACCTCGATCCGCGCTCGATCGCACGCGGTCGGTACACGAACCCGATCGTCCAGATCGTTCCCGCGTACCTGCTCGTCGTCTCCGGCCAGTGGGTCGTCCTCTGGCAGCTGTTCGGCGGCGCGAACCAGCTGCTCGCGGCGCTTGCGCTGCTCACCGCGACCGTCTGGCTCGCCAACTGGGATGACAACAAACAGCTCATCTCCACCGGCGTTCCGATGGCGATCATGGTCACGATCACCGTCCTCGGACTGTCGATCCTGGTGTTCTACGAGAACCTCTACTTGAACCTGCTCGAGGGTGGGGCAGAAACCACCGAGGCGATGATCTCCTCGGGCGTGCAGATGGCTCTCGGCCTCGTCCTCATCGGCCTGGCACTCGCACTCGTCCGACTTGGGTACAAGAACATTCGGACCGTCCGTCGCGGCCCCGAGACGCCCGCGGCGGAACCGGGCGACGACTAG